The region aaattttttttattttgttctaaaaatagttttattatttatatttattagatatttcttattttagtaattttatattGACAAACTATTTTAATATAGATTTTACTATACATTATAACATTATCACTTTATCTCATAGTATTTTCAAAttgctataaatattttatatatgatgtccataataatgaagaatcactaggttacccaaagtaaaatatcaacattaattcttgattgtattcagAGTAGTTATCCGATTTCCTTAGGACATATTTATCTTTATAAATAGGGGTTATTTCTCCATTGAAATGATATACAAGAGTTTCACTTTCTCTTTACATATCTCTCTATTACTCTGTATTTCTTTTCATTATACTTTATATCTCagtattcttaatagttttataacacgTTATCAGCATGAGTTACTAACCAAAGTAAAGATTATTTGCTAAAATCTTGAATTGTTTCGAAGTCACTATATACTATATTTAAAAGCTTTTGTTAATATTACATAAACAATTATGTCACCTATACATATACTTTTTTTAATGATTTAGTTTTTATGATACATGGCATAATATCATAATTTTTTCAATATCCATGATAATTATAAAATGTTAAAATACCAAGATTTAGTTCACTTGTTTTCAATTTTATTAGTCATGAAAGAATTATTTGGTACTTCACACTTATtactttatttattaataatgtttGCAATATAATTTCTCAAATGTCTATTTTCCTAATACTTtgaatattattctatgataGTTTTCTTCATGACAAATCTCACAAAACTTGACTTTGTGCCACTTGATATTTCTGAAAGAAATTATTATCATGGATTCTTGATGTTGAAATTCACTTGGATGCTAAGGGTCTTGGAGACACCATCAAAGATAACAATGAAGCCTCAAGTCAAAATAAGGCCAAGGCTATGATTTTTCTTTGCCACCATTTCCATGAGGGGTTAAAATCTGAATATCTGACAATAGGAAATCCTCTTACTCTTTGGCAAAGTTTGAAAGAAAGATATGACCACCAAAAAAATTGTCATACTGCCAAATGCTCAATATGAATAGATGAACCTGAGGTTGCAAGATTTTAAATCAGTAAGTGAGTATAACTCTGCAATGTTTAAAATTACTTCTAAATTAAAATTGTGCGAAGAAAAGATTACTGACAATGAtatgttagaaaaaaaaatactctACTTTTCATGCCTTAAATGTGCTCTTGCAGCAGCAATATAGAGGACAAGATTTTAAAAAGTACTCAGAATTGATTTCATGTCTTCTAGTAGCAGAACAAAATAATGAACTTTTGATGAAAAATCTTGTATCTCGCCCAACTGGGTCTGCCCCATTCCCTGAAGTGAATGTTATAACATCCGACAATTGTGGTCGTGGTCGTGAGCATAATCAAAGTCATAGTCGTGGTCATGGACGTGGACGCAGACATAGTAAGGGTCGAAGTAATGTCTGGCAATGTGGTGGTTATAATAACAACTCTTCTACTTCGCTAAAAACCTCAAGCAATGAACATAAGGGAAAGAGTCCACAAAATAAGAATCAACAAACTTATGAAAACTTATGTTTCAGGTGCGGTATGAAAGTACATTGGTCACGTACTTGTCGTACGTCCAAACATCTTGTTGATCTTTATCAAGCCTctttgaaggagaaggagaaaaataTAGAAGCAAACTTTGCCTATCAAGATGATGACCTCCTCAATGAATCCTTGGATTTTACAAACTTGGATGTTGCTGCTTTTTTTGCTGATGATCCCATCAATGGCAATATGAATATTTCTACTGGCGATGAGAAAGTCcataattagagttattttatttGGTCATGTTTGACTTATTTGTctgttatttattttgttttaagtaCTTTAGTTTGGTATGTTAACTTTATGGACTTATGTTTAAGTATTTCTATTTAGAacttattatgtatttttt is a window of Humulus lupulus chromosome 4, drHumLupu1.1, whole genome shotgun sequence DNA encoding:
- the LOC133831918 gene encoding uncharacterized protein LOC133831918, whose translation is MNLRLQDFKSQQYRGQDFKKYSELISCLLVAEQNNELLMKNLVSRPTGSAPFPEVNVITSDNCGRGREHNQSHSRGHGRGRRHSKGRSNVWQCGGYNNNSSTSLKTSSNEHKGKSPQNKNQQTYENLCFRCGMKVHWSRTCRTSKHLVDLYQASLKEKEKNIEANFAYQDDDLLNESLDFTNLDVAAFFADDPINGNMNISTGDEKVHN